In one Maniola hyperantus chromosome 6, iAphHyp1.2, whole genome shotgun sequence genomic region, the following are encoded:
- the LOC117983154 gene encoding agrin-like, with product MKILIGTLVVIVWCTYNIFASSVAAPSCACPRIFRPVCGSDNVTYANECIFNCTRDYYDKIGRKPIFLDYQGSCREPCVCTEEYAPVCGSDNQTYSNLCNLNCTNRGLDSDNQITVAYQGVCIAPCVCTREYDPVCGSDGITYGNNCTFNCENKKRAANDEQILEISNYGPCRKPCICPRIYKPVCGSDGKTYSSKCVFDCENNGRPENDKLTSSVGRCREPCICTLIYAPVCGSDGKTYGNECQLNCKNEENRRRRNGGKVIEIASQGVCPEPVACPFIYAPVCGSNNVTYANECLLKAASKENVNKKLDPITIKSQGECPPACTCPQYFVYQPVCGSDCNTYISQCELDCENKARERNGQPPLTSTPGECSEGCFCPLNYDPVCGKDNNTYGNDCQLGCVNKERICNEQPPIEFKYYGECRKAPAPICPIIYSPVCGSDNITYSNECFLNASSQENIKRGLDAITVRSQGECSESCFCPDMYQPVCGSDKRTYPSLCNLGCTNRDRKRRGESFIERKSDGECPEVCNCPMVISLVCGSDNETYANECVLGCVSRKLERNGETPITVVSNGECEVPCSCPDVYKPVCGSDNNTYSNDCELGCESGRRARSGMEPLVQASEGECNVSEICYLIIAPVCGTDNITYTNDCFLNIASQNSVRNGGDPISIQSEGECPDESCVCPAMYQPVCDDDGNIYSSNCIVGCLNRERIRNGLDPIEATERACSDTCNCAPDVYQPICGSDGNTYPNICEFHYENENRCKNGLPPLNITNNGECIAPCVCDFIYLPVCGTDGITYPNKCSLICVNEENERNGLSDNICKAYDGECLEPPADCFCAAIDEPICGNDGITYPNKCTLGCKNKEYKKTKKQVRIKHKGECEITCYTASILPRLVREAIEIRKHQNFNRTLAAISLFQVAQIRCYDFMVKQPVIQPFVCPCEYKFDPVCGSDGVTYTNQCLLDCYSSNGEMKGKPPVTECTDGVTCSDCVCQSIYLPVCSMSGQTYPNECELSCENHRRAQEKRSLEYLAYRAACLGPPCDCSTTASPVCGSDNVQYRNLCELNCANGNSKTPIKFNNVGACLDACQCPDMKDPVCGSNGIEYDNLCEIACQNRKQNCSLSGPVMPAPTKTCKPCTCPPEHNPVCGSDRTYGDLEARTFSSPCELNCEAKRTNNPDLMVIGFGECPSCFCTRQYLPVCGTDCKTYSNVCELRCANNRRPKDDPAISMFHPGPCEVEDCDCSHCETEYMPVCGSDGVTYWNMSWLNCNSDCSKKRSGQQILLAKRGSCSL from the exons ATGAAGATTCTAATAG GAACATTAGTGGTCATCGTGTGGtgtacatataatatttttgcgTCTTCCGTAGCAGCGCCTTCCTGTGCGTGTCCCAGAATCTTTAGACCTGTTTGCGGCTCCGATAATGTTACCTACGCTAATGAATGCATATTTAACTGTACCAGAGACTACTATGACAAAATTGGTAGAAAACCGATATTTCTAGATTATCAGGGATCATGCAGAGAACCTTGTGTTTGTACAGAGGAGTATGCGCCGGTGTGTGGCAGTGATAATCAAACATACTCCAATCTATGTAATTTAAATTGCACGAACAGGGGGCTCGACAGTGACAATCAAATAACAGTAGCATACCAAGGCGTATGCATCGCCCCCTGTGTATGCACAAGAGAGTACGACCCAGTATGCGGCAGTGATGGTATAACTTATGGAAACAATTGTACGTTCAATtgtgaaaacaaaaaaagagcGGCAAATGACGAACAAATTCTCGAAATAAGCAATTACGGACCATGTCGTAAGCCTTGCATATGCCCACGAATTTACAAACCAGTTTGTGGTAGCGACGGAAAAACGTATTCAAGCAAATGTGTGTTCGACTGTGAAAATAATGGAAGACCAGAGAATGATAAATTAACAAGTTCTGTAGGTAGATGCCGGGAGCCTTGCATTTGCACTTTAATATACGCTCCAGTTTGCGGCAGTGACGGAAAGACGTATGGCAACGAGTGCCAACTCAACTGCAAGAACGAAGAGAATCGACGCCGACGTAATGGTGGCAAGGTTATCGAAATCGCAAGTCAAGGAGTATGCCCTGAACCCGTCGCGTGTCCTTTTATATACGCACCTGTGTGTGGTTCAAATAACGTCACGTATGCCAATGAATGTTTGCTCAAAGCTGCTAGCAAGGAAAACGTTAACAAGAAGCTTGATCCCATCACAATTAAAAGTCAAGGTGAATGTCCACCTGCTTGCACTTGTCCACAATACTTTGTCTACCAGCCGGTATGTGGTAGCGACTGTAATACATACATTAGTCAATGTGAGTTAGACTGTGAAAATAAAGCACGTGAAAGAAATGGCCAACCACCACTCACGTCGACTCCAGGTGAATGTTCTGAAGGTTGTTTTTGCCCGCTAAATTACGACCCAGTATGTGGTAAAGATAATAACACGTATGGTAACGATTGCCAACTCGGTTGTGTAAACAAAGAACGTATATGTAACGAACAACCACctattgaatttaaatattatggcGAATGTCGTAAAGCTCCTGCACCAATATGTCCTATCATTTATAGCCCAGTGTGTGGTTCCGATAACATTACATATTCAAATGAATGTTTTCTGAATGCTTCCAGCCAAGAAAACATTAAAAGGGGCCTTGATGCAATTACGGTTAGAAGCCAAGGTGAATGCTCTGAAAGTTGCTTCTGTCCAGACATGTATCAGCCCGTATGCGGTAGTGATAAAAGAACATACCCAAGTTTGTGTAACTTGGGATGTACAAACAGAGATAGAAAAAGACGAGGCGAATCTTTCATTGAGAGAAAAAGCGACGGAGAGTGCCCTGAAGTGTGTAATTGTCCCATGGTAATTAGCCTGGTTTGCGGAAGTGATAACGAAACCTATGCAAACGAATGTGTGTTGGGCTGTGTAAGTAGGAAACTTGAGCGAAACGGAGAAACTCCTATTACAGTTGTTAGTAATGGAGAATGCGAGGTGCCTTGTTCCTGCCCAGATGTATATAAACCAGTTTGTGGAAGCGATAACAACACATATTCCAACGATTGTGAACTTGGATGTGAAAGCGGTAGAAGGGCGAGATCCGGGATGGAGCCACTTGTTCAAGCCAGTGAAGGGGAGTGTAATGTTAGCGAAATTTGTTATCTGATTATTGCTCCAGTATGCGGCACTGATAATATAACCTATACCAACGATTGTTTCCTCAACATCGCCAGCCAAAATAGTGTTAGAAATGGTGGTGATCCGATCAGTATCCAGAGCGAAGGTGAATGCCCCGATGAGTCGTGTGTGTGCCCAGCGATGTATCAACCGGTCTGTGATGATGATGGCAATATATACTCTAGTAATTGTATCGTAGGATGCCTTAATAGAGAGCGGATCAGAAATGGTCTAGATCCTATTGAGGCGACAGAGCGTGCATGCTCTGACACGTGCAACTGCGCTCCAGATGTGTACCAACCAATTTGCGGAAGCGATGGCAACACCTATCCTAACATATGCGAATTTCATTACGAAAACGAAAATCGATGTAAGAATGGACTACCTCCGTTAAATATAACTAATAATGGCGAGTGTATCGCACCATGTGTGTGCGATTTCATATATTTACCAGTTTGTGGTACAGACGGTATAACATATCCTAATAAATGCAGTCTTATCTGCGTCAATGAAGAAAATGAAAGGAACGGACTCTCAGACAATATATGCAAAGCCTATGACGGAGAGTGCCTTGAGCCCCCCGCTGACTGTTTTTGCGCAGCTATTGACGAACCAATATGCGGTAACGATGGCATAACTTACCCCAACAAATGCACATTAGGTTGCAAAAATAAAGAATACAAGAAAACTAAGAAACAAGTTAGAATTAAACATAAGGGTGAATGCGAAATAACTTGCTAT ACCGCCAGTATATTACCAAGACTAGTgcgcgaagcgattgaaattcgcaaacaccagaatttcaatc GAACACTTGCTGCAATATCATTATTCCAAGTTGCACAGATAAGATGCTACGATTTCATGGTGAAGCAACCAGTTATCCAGCCGTTCGTGTGTCCCTGTGAGTACAAATTCGATCCCGTCTGCGGCTCCGACGGGGTGACATACACCAACCAATGTTTGCTCGATTGCTACAGCAGCAATGGTGAGATGAAGGGCAAACCGCCAGTCACCGAGTGTACTGACGGTGTCACATGCAGCGATTGTGTTTGCCAATCGATATACCTCCCGGTATGCAGCATGAGCGGCCAGACATACCCTAACGAGTGCGAGTTGTCATGTGAAAACCACAGACGCGCGCAAGAAAAAAGATCTCTCGAATACCTCGCGTACAGAGCCGCTTGCCTCGGTCCTCCCTGCGACTGCTCGACCACCGCATCCCCCGTGTGCGGCTCCGATAACGTCCAGTACAGAAACCTTTGCGAACTCAACTGCGCTAACGGCAACTCCAAAACTCCAATCAAATTCAATAACGTAGGAGCCTGTCTTGATGCATGCCAGTGTCCCGATATGAAGGACCCCGTTTGCGGAAGCAATGGCATCGAGTACGATAACCTCTGCGAAATCGCATGCCAGAATAGAAAGCAGAATTGCTCTTTAAGTGGCCCAGTCATGCCTGCACCTACGAAAACATGTAAACCGTGTACATGCCCCCCGGAGCACAACCCCGTGTGTGGAAGTGACCGAACTTATGGGGATCTAGAGGCGAGGACTTTCTCGAGTCCATGCGAGCTCAACTGCGAGGCTAAAAGAACTAACAACCCGGATTTAATGGTCATAGGTTTCGGTGAATGTCCGTCGTGTTTCTGCACGAGACAGTACTTGCCGGTTTGTGGCACTGATTGTAAAACTTATTCAAACGTGTGCGAGCTGAGATGCGCTAACAACCGTCGGCCGAAGGATGACCCGGCCATCAGCATGTTCCACCCTGGTCCGTGCGAGGTGGAGGACTGCGATTGCAGCCACTGCGAGACGGAGTACATGCCGGTGTGCGGCAGCGACGGCGTCACCTACTGGAACATGAGCTGGTTGAACTGCAACAGTGACTGCAGCAAGAAGCGGAGTGGTCAACAAATACTCCTGGCTAAAAGAGGTTCATGTTCTCTCTGA
- the LOC117983155 gene encoding serine protease inhibitor dipetalogastin-like, whose protein sequence is MVKQPVIQPFVCPCEYNYEPVCGSDGVTYTNQCLLECYSNNGVKKGKPPVTECTDGVTCSDCVCQSIYLPVCSMSGQTYPNECELSCENHRRAQEKRSLEYLAYRAACLGPPCDCSTTASPVCGSDNVQYRNLCELNCANGNAKTKGLRPIVFKNVGACLDACQCPDLKNYICANDGIQYDNLCEIACQNRKQTCSLSGPIVPTPTKICIPCMCPLVYNPVCATDGELEPRTFPNPCELHCEAERTNNPSLSIIAFGFCSSCFCTEQYLPVCGTDCKTYSNECELRCANNRRPKGDFISVFHYGPCEVEDCDCSHCETQYMPVCGSDGVTYWNMSWLNCNSDCSKKRSGQQIFLAKRGSCSL, encoded by the coding sequence ATGGTGAAGCAACCAGTTATCCAGCCGTTCGTGTGTCCCTGTGAGTACAACTACGAGCCCGTCTGCGGCTCCGACGGGGTGACATACACCAACCAATGTTTGCTCGAATGCTACAGCAACAACGGTGTGAAGAAGGGCAAACCGCCAGTCACCGAGTGTACTGACGGTGTCACATGCAGCGATTGTGTTTGCCAATCGATATACCTCCCGGTATGCAGCATGAGCGGTCAAACATACCCTAACGAGTGCGAGTTGTCATGTGAAAACCACAGACGCGCGCAGGAAAAAAGATCTCTCGAATACCTCGCGTACAGAGCCGCTTGCCTCGGTCCTCCCTGCGACTGCTCGACCACCGCATCCCCCGTGTGCGGCTCCGATAACGTCCAGTACAGAAACCTTTGCGAACTCAACTGCGCTAACGGGAATGCCAAAACTAAAGGTCTACGTCCGATCGTGTTTAAAAACGTAGGAGCCTGTCTAGATGCGTGTCAATGTCCCGATCTAAAGAATTATATTTGCGCAAACGACGGTATCCAGTATGATAACCTCTGCGAAATCGCGTGTCAGAATAGAAAACAGACCTGCTCTTTGAGTGGTCCGATAGTGCCGACCCCGACGAAAATATGTATACCGTGTATGTGCCCATTAGTATACAACCCCGTGTGTGCGACTGATGGGGAACTAGAGCCGAGGACTTTCCCTAATCCGTGTGAGCTTCATTGTGAAGCTGAACGCACTAACAACCCTTCCTTAAGCATTATAGCTTTCGGTTTTTGCTCGTCGTGCTTCTGCACGGAACAGTACCTGCCGGTTTGTGGCACGGATTGTAAAACTTATTCTAACGAATGTGAGCTGAGATGCGCTAACAATCGTCGGCCGAAGGGTGACTTTATAAGTGTTTTCCATTATGGTCCGTGCGAGGTGGAGGACTGCGATTGCAGCCACTGCGAGACGCAGTACATGCCGGTGTGCGGCAGCGACGGCGTCACCTACTGGAACATGAGCTGGTTGAACTGCAACAGCGACTGCAGCAAGAAGCGGAGTGGTCAACAAATATTCCTGGCTAAAAGAGGTTCATGTTCCCTCTGA